From the Brachyhypopomus gauderio isolate BG-103 chromosome 5, BGAUD_0.2, whole genome shotgun sequence genome, one window contains:
- the lrrn3b gene encoding leucine-rich repeat neuronal protein 3 translates to MKDISFVDYLLLGFVMATFVIAVEERGGCPKLCVCENRPWFSPSSMYMEAPTVDCNDLGLFNLPSVLPIDTQVVLLQSNNIAKIEKPLDYLPNVTEIDLSQNNLSTVSDINLGHLPQLLSLHMEENWLCSLPDNALSQLINLQELYLNHNLISYISPKAFHGLHNLLRLHLNSNRLQGISNEWFKSLPNLEILMIGENPVTSLQDMNFQPLKNLRSLVLTRMNLSRIPDNALDGLDNLESISFYDNTFPEVPHRALRHLKNLKFLDLNKNPIGRIQRGDFVDMLHLKELGINSMPELVSIDSFALNNLPELTKIEATNNPKLSYIHPNAFHKLPRLETLMLNGNALSALHRITVESLPNLREVSMHSNPIRCDCVVRWMNMNKTNIRFMEPDSLFCVEPPEYEGQHVRQIHFREMMEICLPLISPDSLPTQVAVDNGSSLSLHCRAFAEPEPDIYWVTPSGNKILANGVADKFHMHSEGTLDIYDITEKEAGLYTCVAHNLVGADLRSVSVEVNGHFPKPVNDSLDVTIQSVQTSSVIVSWKASHGGLAPNIKWYTMPSTEHPTVAFTARVPSDMRMYNLTHLNPASQYTVCVDIHIIHHKHTIKCINVTTKGLVQDDEDMEKWDAVVVAVFAVLLTIISLVCLLICVSLRNQHIYVELRRCPSNTALTTETGTQSQFTRLLVSGNSMPTAMEVKATVINVLDNAF, encoded by the coding sequence ATGAAGGACATATCATTTGTGGATTATTTGCTATTAGGGTTTGTGATGGCTACCTTTGTTATTGCTGTGGAAGAGAGAGGTGGTTGTCCGAAGCTTTGTGTATGCGAGAATAGACCCTGGTTTTCCCCCAGTTCCATGTATATGGAGGCCCCTACTgttgactgtaatgatttgggACTTTTTAACTTGCCCTCAGTGTTACCCATTGACACACAAGTTGTTTTACTGCAGTCCAACAACATTGCCAAGATTGAGAAACCTTTGGATTACTTGCCCAATGTCACAGAGATTGATCTTTCTCAAAACAACTTATCCACAGTAAGTGACATTAACCTTGGCCACCTCCCTCAACTCCTATCACTGCATATGGAAGAAAACTGGTTATGCTCCCTACCGGATAACGCTCTTTCCCAACTTATCAACCTTCAGGAACTATACTTAAATCACAATCTCATCTCCTACATCTCACCCAAGGCCTTTCATGGTCTTCATAATTTACTCAGACTGCATCTCAACTCCAACAGACTCCAGGGCATAAGCAATGAGTGGTTTAAGTCCCTGCCTAATCTAGAAATTCTAATGATTGGAGAAAACCCTGTCACCTCTTTACAGGACATGAACTTCCAGCCCTTAAAAAATTTGCGCAGCCTTGTTCTTACCCGGATGAACTTGTCACGGATTCCAGACAATGCACTGGATGGCCTTGACAACCTGGAGAGCATCTCATTTTATGACAATACTTTCCCCGAGGTTCCCCACAGAGCCCTCAGGCATCTGAAGAACCTCAAATTTTTGGACCTAAATAAGAACCCCATTGGTCGAATACAGAGGGGCGACTTTGTGGACATGCTTCATCTCAAAGAGCTGGGAATCAACAGCATGCCGGAGTTGGTATCTATCGATAGCTTTGCTCTGAACAACCTCCCAGAGCTGACTAAGATCGAGGCTACCAACAACCCGAAGCTTTCTTACATTCATCCCAATGCTTTCCACAAGCTTCCCAGACTGGAGACCCTTATGCTGAACGGTAACGCCCTCAGTGCTCTACACAGAATCACAGTAGAGTCTCTTCCCAATCTGCGTGAGGTCAGCATGCATTCCAACCCCATCCGTTGTGACTGCGTTGTACGTTGGATGAATATGAATAAAACCAACATTCGGTTCATGGAGCCCGACTCTTTGTTCTGTGTGGAGCCCCCTGAGTATGAGGGTCAGCATGTGCGGCAGATTCACTtcagagagatgatggagatctGCCTGCCTCTCATTTCCCCAGACAGTCTGCCCACTCAGGTTGCTGTGGACAACGGAAGTTCATTGTCTCTGCACTGCCGGGCCTTTGCTGAACCAGAGCCTGACATCTATTGGGTCACTCCCTCTGGGAACAAAATCTTAGCCAATGGGGTGGCAGATAAGTTTCACATGCATTCTGAGGGCACACTCGACATTTATGACATCACAGAGAAAGAGGCGGGACTGTATACCTGTGTGGCGCATAACCTCGTTGGTGCTGACTTAAGGTCTGTGTCTGTTGAAGTGAACGGACACTTTCCAAAGCCTGTCAATGACTCCCTAGATGTCACCATCCAGTCTGTACAGACCAGCTCTGTCATCGTGTCTTGGAAAGCCTCTCATGGTGGCCTGGCCCCAAACATTAAGTGGTACACCATGCCCAGCACCGAACATCCAACTGTGGCCTTTACTGCCAGGGTCCCATCTGACATGAGGATGTACAATCTCACACATCTCAATCCTGCCTCGCAGTATACGGTGTGTGTGGACATCCACATCATTCACCATAAACACACTATCAAGTGTATCAATGTTACCACTAAGGGATTAGTGCAAGATGATGAGGATATGGAGAAGTGGGATGCGGTTGTGGTGGCTGTGTTTGCTGTGCTCCTCACCATCATCTCACTGGTTTGCCTGCTGATTTGTGTGTCTCTGAGGAACCAGCATATTTATGTAGAGTTAAGGAGATGCCCATCCAACACTGCACTGACAACAGAGACTGGCACACAGTCTCAATTTACAAGGCTCTTGGTTTCTGGGAACAGCATGCCAACTGCTATGGAGGTGAAAGCTACGGTCATAAATGTGTTGGACAATGCCTTCTAA